The genome window TTTACCTTGACATTGCGCGTTAAAACAGTAAGCTTATCCGTAATTATTCCTACTTGCGGAGTTGCAATGTTACATCACTCTGAAAAAAACAAGTCGTTTGAAATGGCCTGTCGCCAAAAAAATCTGCGCGTCACACCACAACGCATTGAAATTTACAAAGAACTGTCCAAGGCAAAAGACCATCCGACAGCAGAAACCTTACACAAACGTCTGTTAAAGCGAATGCCAACCCTGTCCCTTGATACGGTCTACCGCACTTTGGGCACCCTGGCCGAACATGGATTGATCCATAAAGTCGATACCACAGAAAGTCAGGCCCATTTTGAAGCAGACCTGAGCAAGCACCACCATGTTATCTGTGCGCGTTGTGGCCGGATTGTCGATTTTGACTGGCCGGTGGTAGATGAATCCGAATTACCGGAAGAACTGAGCAATTGGGGACATGTTGAAAGACGCAGTCTTATTCTTCACGGTATCTGCCGTGACTGTCAGTCGACCCATTAGCATTTATTCGCGATAAAAGCACACATCAGCGCACGACTTGGCGAACATTATTAACTGGACCTAATAGCATTTCTTTGCACTTTTAAGCCATGCTAAGTTCGTTTATATGTGGACTTCTTATCTAAATCCAACGTGACCATAGAATAGTCAGGTCGTTTCTACATCCTCTGTGTTTCAGTACACCCAAAAAGAGGAGACCATCAACAAGCAGCCATTATGGCGATAATACCCACTTAAACCACAAGGAGAACATCATGTCGAAAAGCGTCAAAGGAACGGATACTGAAAAAAACCTTCTGAAATCCTTCGCTGGTGAGAGCCAAGCTCGCACTCGCTACACCTATTTCTCCAGCATTGCCAAAAAAGAGGGCTTTGTTCAGATTTCCGATGTCTTTGCCGAAACAGCAGATCAGGAAAAGGAACACGCCAAGCGTTTCTTTAAATTCCTCGAAGGTGGCGATCTTGAAATCACCGCCATGTATCCTGCCGGACGTA of Desulfuromonas acetoxidans DSM 684 contains these proteins:
- a CDS encoding Fur family transcriptional regulator translates to MLHHSEKNKSFEMACRQKNLRVTPQRIEIYKELSKAKDHPTAETLHKRLLKRMPTLSLDTVYRTLGTLAEHGLIHKVDTTESQAHFEADLSKHHHVICARCGRIVDFDWPVVDESELPEELSNWGHVERRSLILHGICRDCQSTH